Genomic DNA from Planktomarina temperata RCA23:
GTTGGTCCATGAGGCGTGCCATAGCTGGCAGTGGGTTATTGGCCCGATGCGGATAGGCCGCGTGCCCCTGAACACCTGTGATGGTGAAATAGCCGTTCATCGAGCCGCGACGCCCGATTTTCATCATATCTCCCATGACGTCAGGGCAGGTCGGCTCGCCGACCAAGCAATGATCCATCCTTTCGCCCTGCGTTTGCATCCAATCAAGAAGTGCGACGGTGCCATCTTTGGCCGGGCCTTCTTCATCGCCGGTAATGGCCAGAACAACCGAGCCATCCGGCGGGCTTTCGGTGACAAAATCGATCGCGGCGGCGGTGAAAGCTGCAACACCAGATTTCATATCAGTGGCCCCGCGGCCATAGAGAAACCCATCACGAATTTCTGCGCCAAAGGGATCGACACTCCAAGCCTTGAGATCTCCGACCGGTACAACATCGGTGTGACCATTGAAGCCAAAGGTTTTGCCTTGTCCCCAGCGGGCAAAGAGATTGGACACATCGCCGCGATCCACCCGTGTGCACTGAAACCCATGGGCGGTCAAAAGCCGCTCTAACAGTTGCAAGGCGCCGCCCTCTTGCGGGGTGACGCTGGCGCAGCGAATGAGATCTTCGGTAAGGGCGGCCGGATCAATCATCAATGTGCTCCTTTTGGGGCATTTTCGAAGAAGGGTGTCATCTGTGCCACAACAACGCTGTTCTCATCCAAAGCTCGTTGCATCAAGGCGCGTTCGTCGTCTGTGATATCATGGCCCTCTTCAAGCCGTTCTTCCAAACTCCCATAGCCAGTCACATCCAAGGGCGCGAGATCGGCTTGTTTGAGAATGGCGACCGTTTCGCGCACGGCTTCGGGCTCATCGACGCCGCTGGCATAGATCATCAATGCGCCGCCTGTGGCCGCCTCAGGCAGACCGTCGCCTTCTTTGCGTCCGACTTCGACAAGCAAAGTATAGACATGGTGGGTGCGCTTAATTTTTTCAGTCATGACCCTGCTGCTTTGTTGGTTGCCGTGACCCGTCTGCATGGCCCCGCTCCGCGCGCGGCCATGCAGATGAAGGGTTTAGTCGCGCAAAAGCTCATTGATGGCTGTCTTGGAGCGCGTTTGGGCGTCCACCCGTTTCACGATCACTGCGCAATAAAGATTGATGTTGTTTTTGGAGGGCATCGAGCCCGCCACCACAACCGAGTAAGGCGGCACTTCCCCATACATCACTTCGCCGGTTTCCCGGTCTACAATTTTGGTGGATTTGCCGATAAAGACCCCCATGCCCAAGACCGCGCCTTCGCGCACGATGCAGCCTTCAACGACTTCCGAGCGTGCGCCTATGAAGCAATTGTCTTCAATGATGGTCGGCCCCGCTTGCATGGGCTCCAAAACGCCGCCGATGCCCACGCCGCCGGAGAGATGCACATTCTTACCAATCTGCGCGCAGCTGCCGACAGTGGCCCAAGTGTCGACCATAGTGCCGCTGTCCACATAGGCGCCCAGGTTTACAAAAGAAGGCATTAAAACAACGCCGGGGGCAATATAGGCCGATTTACGCACAACGCAGTTGGGCACAGCGCGGAAGCCTGCGGAGGTCCAATCGTCCGTGCCCCAACCGGCCCATTTGCTGTCGACTTTATCCCACCAGCTGCCGCCCTGGGCGCTGCCGGCCTGTAATTCCATATCTTTCAGACGAAAGCCCAAGAGAACCGCTTTTTTGGCCCATTGATTGACATGCCAATCGCCTGTTTCTTGCTTTTCAGCAACCCGCAGCTTGCCGCTGTCGAGCGCATTGAGCGTTGTTTCAATCGCGTCGCGGGTTTCGCCGGTGGTGGCGGGGGTGATGGTGTCGCGTGTATCCCACGCGGCCTCAATGGCAATTTCTAGCTGTGCGTTGGACATAAAGGCCTCCGGTTGATGTAAATTTACTGCCTCATACTGAAACTTGCGCCGCAGGTCCACGGCCTATTGCAGCTTTGCGGGTCCAAAGGGCGAGGCGGCCGGGTTGGCCCCGCAGAGAAGTACCGCCAGGCGCTCGTCCTTTTGGGGGCGGTAGGCTCCGCTGAGCAGGGCCGCGAGGGCCGCGGCCCCGGCTGGCTCAACCACAAGCCGCAGCGCGGTCCAAAGCCGCTTTTGCGCGTCTGCGATGGCCTCATCTTCCACATTGACACAATTTGTGCCGGTCGCGCGCGCCAAATCATAACAAATGCGCCCGGCCTGTTTCGCGCCCAAGGCATTGGCGGCCAGTCCGGAGACTTCGACCGTGGTCTGCGGCCCGTGTTCTAATGCTTGGGTCAGCGTCGGGGCATTGAATGGCTCGACCCCAACCAATTTACGCCGCCCTTCAAGCCAGGCCATGGCGCCGCCGATCAAACCGCCACCGCCTACGGCGATCAACACGGTATCGGCCATGAGGCCTTGCTCTTCCCATTCTGCCATGACCGTGCCTTGCCCAGCCACCGTGCCGGGGGCATCGAAGGCATGGATCTGCGCCGCCCCGCTGTCTTTTTCATAACTCAAGGCCTGCTCCAATGCATTGGCATAGGCACCGGGCACAACGACCAAATCAGCGCCAAGGCTTTGGATCAGATTAATTTTTGCGTCACCCGCCAGTTCGGGCACGTAAATGCGGGCTCTGTGACCCAAGCGTGCTGCGGCCCAAGCGACTGCGGCACCGTGATTGCCGCCGCTGGCAGCGACCAGGCCGGCTTTGGGTACGTCCATCGAGAGCAAAGAATTCATTGCGCCGCGGGCTTTGAAGCTGCCCGTATGCTGCAGCTGTTCGAGTTTGAGGGTGAGGGGCATACCAAAGACATCGGTTTCGAGGACGGGGGTGCGCAGCACATGGGGTTTGATCCGCGTCCAGGCGTGGGACACATCCTTTGCTGTCACCATAGTTTGTCTCCCTCGCTAGGTTGAATGAATGCCGGTCTCTGCTGCGATGTCCTTGCGGCTCTTGCGGGCGCGTTCGGTGGCTGATTTGAGCTGTCCGCAGGCGGCAAAGATATCCTCGCCGCGCGGCTTGCGGACGGGGCTGGCATAGCCAGCTTGATAGACGATTTCTGAAAACGCATTGATACGATTGTTAGAAGAGCGCTCATAGGGCGCGCCGGGCCAAGGGTTGAAGGGGATGAGATTAACTTTGGCGGGTATCCCTTTGATCAGGTCAACCAAGCGATGCGCGTCGGCGTCGCTATCGTTAATGCCTTTGAGCATCACATATTCAAAGGTGATCCGCTCTGAATTGCTCGCCTTTGGGTAGTCGCGCAGGGCCTCCAGAAGAGCCTCGATGTTCCAGCGCTTGTTGATGGGGACAAGCTTGTCGCGGACCTCGTCTGTGGTGGCATGAAAGGAGACGGCCAAAAGGCAGCCAATTTCTGTCGCTGTTCGCGCGATCTCTGGCACGACGCCGGATGTCGAGAGGGTGATGCGCCGCCGCGACAGTTGAATGCCTTCAGGGTCCATGGCGATTTTCATCGCATCGCGGACATTTCCAAAATTGTAAAGCGGCTCGCCCATGCCCATAAGGACGATGTTCGATAGAAGCCTTGCGGAGGTGGCCGGATTGCGCCCCGGAGCGGGCCATTCGCCCAGATCATCCCGAGCCAGCATCACCTGGCCAATAATTTCCCCTGCGGTGAGGTTGCGCACCAGTTTTTGCGTCCCCGTGTGGCAAAACGAACAGGTGAGGGTACAGCCAACTTGACTGCTGATGCAGAGCGTGCCGCGATCAGATTCAGGAATGTAGACCGTTTCCACCTCATGCCCGCCCGCAATGCGCACCAGATATTTGCGTGTGCCATCAGTTGACACTTGCTTTGAGACCACTTCGGGAATTGCGATCACAAAATGGTCCGCCAAAAGCGCGCGGTAGTCTTTGGACAGATTTGTCATCTGCTCAAAATCGCGCACGCCTTTTTCGTAGATCCATTGCCAGAGCTGCCCCAGCCGCATTTTCACCTGCTTCGAAGGGGTGCCCGCTGTGATCAAAGCCTCCTGCAGCGCATCCCGCGTCAGGCCAACCAGATTGATGGGCCCTTCTGGCAACTTGCGTGGCAGGGTCACGAGATCTTGGGTGATGGGAGCGGAGGCAGAGGTCATGGCTGTTATCCATATGAAGAAGGCCCTGCTTTAGCAGGGCCCGGGGTGTTTGCCAATCGTACGGAGCATTTTAGCCGGTGCAGCGTTTTTCAGAATCGGTGACTGCGGCGGTGAAGCCTTTCAGGCTGAATGTGTCTTTTGTCACCGTGCCGCGCTCTGATTGCGCTGTAATCACGGCCTTTGCGCCGCGTTTCATGGCTGCAACAATCTTAGCGTCATCGCTTGGGCTGGGCGGCCAGGCCCATTCGCCATCGATTGAGAGCTCAAAATCGGCGCCGTCGATGTTCAAAATGATCGGGCGATCCTTGGCGAAAGGATAACCACCGGTGAAGGCCACTTGGCCTTTCACATCATTCCCGGGGCGGTGAAATACAAACAGAAGGATCTGGCCACGGCGCACCGAAACGACCTTGCCGCCCTTGGTGTTGACAGTTTCTTTGGGAGCCGTCACGGCCCAGCATTCTTTTGGGTCACTTTCTACGAAAACCGACCAATCGGTTTTGGCGGCCACCCGGTTTGAGGTTTCTTGCGCGGAAGCGGCCGAACAAAGAAGTGCCAAAACACATGCCACAGAAGAAATCACTGTCTTTAACATTAGATACGCCTTTATTAATTTCGCCGGTCGCCCCATGGGCGCAGAGGTTTCATCTGGCCGTAGAGGTCGTCCTTTGGTATGGGGAACCTAACGCACCAGAGACCTGTGGGGGAAGCCCTCAAAGGGTACTCTTGGCAAAAAAATGCTTATTTGGAGACCGAAATGTTAAACGCAACTCCCTTGATCGAAGTTTGGCGGGGCGAATTTTTAGAAAGTCAGCATCGCGGTCATGCGGTGGTGTGCAATTTCGAAGGCGAAATTATAGAGGCTTGGGGTGATCCTGAGCATGTGATCCTGCCCCGGTCATCGTGCAAAATATTGCAAGCCCTTCCCCTCGTGACCTCTGGCGCGGCCGCGGCCCAAGGCTTGACGGCGCGGCATCTGGCATTGGCCTGCGCCTCACATCAGGGGGCTGATATCCATTCGCAGCTTGTGCTGGACTGGTTGGGGCAGCTCGGCAAGACCGATGCGGATTTTCGCTGTGGGACCCAGTGGCCCCGGGATATACCGGCCAGTAATCACCTGGTGAAAACCGATCAATCCGCCTGCCGTTACCACAATAATTGCTCCGGAAAACACTGCGGATTTTTGACCTTGGCGCAACATTTGCGGGCCGGGCCCGAGTATCACGAGGTGGATCACCCGGTTCAAATTGCCGTGCGGGCGGCCTTTGAAGAGATGACGGGCGAGACCAGCCCTGGCTATGGCATTGACGGCTGCTCTGCGCCCAATTGGGCCTGCAGTATAGCCGGTTTGGCCCGGGCTATGGCGCGCTGTGCCGCCGGCGGCGCCGATCCGCTTGGAAAGGCCGCTTCACAGTTGCGCGATGCCATGATGGCGCATCCGGAATTGGTGGCGGGCGAGACCCGTGCCTGCACGGAATTGATGCGCGCGGCTCCTGGCGTTGCACTGAAGACGGGGGCAGAGGCTGTGTTTATCGCGATTATCCCAGGTCTGCGGGCGGGGATCGCGGTGAAGATTGAAGATGGGGCGACCCGCGCCAGTGAGGCGCTGATCGCGGCTTTGCTGATCCGTCTTGGGGTGCTGGAGGCGGATCATCCCGCCGCTCTCAAACGCTTGGGCCCGATCCACAATTGGGATGGGCTGCAGACGGGACAGATTTCGGCGCTCCTCTAAGGTATTGAATTGGGATATGTTCAACCGGCCAAAGCGGCGTCCACTTTGGTCGATCAAGCGCTAGGGTGTGACAAATTGCGAAGATGAATAGCCTTGCAGGTAGAGCAGCGCGGTCAAATCTCCGTGATTGATGCGCACCGACACCTGCTCTTGCACCATGGGTTTGGCATGAAGCGCCACGCCGGTCCCGGCCAGCTGCAACATGCCTAAATCATTGGCGCCATCTCCAACGGCCAGGACATCTTGAGGCGTGAGGCCGCGCGCGGCTGTAAGCTCGTTGAGCGCTGTCACCTTTGCTTCACGGCCCAATATGGGCAGTCCCACCTCACCGGTCAAAGAGTGATCCGCCTGCAACAGCCGGTTGGCCCTGTGGCTATCAAACCCAAGCGTGCTGGCAACCTTGGCTGTGAAGTCCGTAAAGCCGCCGCTGACAAGATCCGCATAGGCGCCATTCGCTTTCATCGTTGCCAAAAGCTGCGCGCCACCGGGCATATAGGTGATGCGTGTTTGATAGACTTTGTCGATGATCTCAACCGCCAGGCCTTTGAGCAGCCCGGTGCGCTCTTGCAGGGCTTGTTCGAAATCCAATTCGCCATTCATCGCTCTTGCGGTGATCTGTGAGACCTCATCGCCAACGCCGGCTTCCACGGCCAGTTCATCGATGCACTCTTGCTCAATCATGGTGCTGTCCATATCGGCCAGCAACATTTTCTTGCGTCGCCCGGCGCTGGGCTGCATCACCAGATCAATGTTCTGCGCCTGCATCTCTTGCCACACCTGCCAGAGGGTGTCGGGGCTTTGCAGGCATTCAAATTCCACGGCCTCGCGCGGTGCTAACCAAGTGAGGTCCCGCCCGCCCCAGGCATTGCAGAGCGATTGCGCCAGATTGGGGGTGATGGCCGTTTGGCCTGGCTGGCACAATAAAGTGGTTACAAACATCCGCGATATTCCTTCTTTGATGCCATGTGCCAAGAAGTTTGCACAGTTGCAAGTGATCCAAAGCCGCCTGCCGGGCGAAACAACCTTGAAAGACATTTGGGCAAAGGGATAGGACAATGCGGATACTCGTGGCGTTGGTCGTGGTGTTTTGGGCGAATATGGCGATAGCGGAGTTACAGTTTCCTTCGCTGGATGCCGATGATTTGAACGGGCGCGCTGTCAGCCTGCCGCAAGATTTTCCGGGTGATCCCACGATTGTTTTCATTGCCTATAAACGGAACCAACAGCCGAGCATCAACGCCTGGGTGGCGCGTTTGGGGTTGCAAGAGCGTGGGGGACCGGCCTGGGTTGAGCTGCCCGTGGTCGGGCGCGGCGCGGCTCTGTTTCGAAGCTTCGTCGATAATGGCATGCGCTCCGGCATCACCTCAACGGCGATGCGCGGTCGGACGATTACGATTTATTCGAGCCAGCGTGCGTTCAATAAGGCATTGGGCATCGATGGGCGCAACGAGATTTATACCGCTTTGGTGGGCCGAGACGGCCAAGTGCATGTGCTCATCGAGGGTGACGTCACCGATGAAAAAATAGCTCAACTGCGCGCTGCCTATCCTTAAAAAGACCTCTGCATACCCCAACCGCCAAGCCACAACACTTTGCCCGGATGGCGAAGTTTCCGATCGGCTCAGAATGTGGCCCGGCTGCGATGCAATTTGTGTAAAATCCGACATTTCTGCTCTTGTGGCTGAATGGGCAATTGGGTAGCTCAGCAGATGGGACACCCTTCCCCAACGAAGGGCGCATATCTGAGAGGATAGCATTGATGGCTATTGAACATCCGGCATCGCGGCCGGCTAATCCGCGTTTTTCTTCTGGCCCTTGCGCCAAACCCCCCACATGGACCCAGAGCGCTTTGAGTGATGCTTGGCTTGGCCGTTCGCATCGCGCAGCAGGCGGCAAGGCAAAATTGGCTGAGGCCATAGAGCAAACCCGCCGCGTTCTAAAAATCCCGGCAGATTATAAAATCGGCATCGTACCGGCCTCCGATACTGGCGCTTTTGAGATGGCCATGTGGTCTTTGCTGGGCGAACGCCCGGCGCAGATGGTGGCCTGGGAAAGCTTTGGCGCTGGCTGGGTCAGCGATGTTGTGAAACAGTTGAAGATCGAGGCCTCCGAACATATCGCGCCCTATGGCGAAATTTTCGACATGGCGGCGCTGAATTATGACAATGACGTTTGCTTCACTTGGAACGGCACGACCTCCGGCGTGTGTATGCCTGATGGCTCTGCTATTGCGGCCGATCGCGCGGGTTTGACACTTTGCGACGCAACCTCTGCGGCCTTTGCCGTGGACCTGCCTTGGGACAAACTTGATGTGACAACCTTCAGCTGGCAAAAAGTGCTCGGCGGGGAAGCGGCGCATGGGGTGCTTATTCTCTCACCCCGTGCGGTGGAGCGGCTGGAAAGCTACACCCCGGCCTGGCCCATGCCGAAAATTTTTCGCCTCACCAAGGGCGGCAAGCTGATCGAAGGCATTTTCCGAGGCGAGACGATCAACACCCCGTCGATGCTCTGCGTTGAGGATTATTTGTTTGCGTTGGATTGGGCTGAAAGCCTTGGTGGTCTCGCAGGGTTGATCGCCCGCGCGCAGGCCAATGCCAAAGCGGTTGGGGATTTTTGCGACACCCGGGATTGGATTGACAATCTTGCTGTGGATCCGGCGACGCGCTCGGTCACCTCAGTGTGTTTGAAATTCACCGATCCGCGCATTCAAGATCCGGCAGGTTTTGCCAAAGCGGTCGCCAAACGCCTAGAGGCGGAGGGCGCGGCCCTGGATATCGGTGCCTATCGCGACGCGCCAGCAGGCCTACGCATTTGGTGCGGGGCGACGGTTGAAACGGCAGATGTCCTGGCGATGTTGCCCTGGCTGGAATGGGCTTACCGCTGCGAGCTTGACGCAGAATAATTTTTAGGTGGGGCTAGCCCCACTTTCTTCCCTCATAAAATAAGGAGCGCCGATATGGCCCCGAAAGTACTCGTATCTGACAAACTCTCTGAAACTGCTGTTCAAATCTTCCGCGATCGTGGCATTGAGGTGGATTTTGATCCCAGCATTGGCAAGGACAAAGACAAATTGCTCTCTGTCATTGATCAATATGATGGCTTGGCCATTCGTTCTGCGACCAAGGCCACAGAAAAAATTATCAATGCGGCCAGCAATCTAAAGGTGATTGGCCGGGCTGGCATCGGTGTGGATAATATCGACCGGGCCGCTGCCTCCAAAAAAGGTGTGATCGTGATGAACACGCCCTTTGGCAATATGATCACCACCGCAGAACACGCCATTGCGATGATGTTCGCTGTGGCGCGGCAAATTCCTGAGGCCAGCGCCTCTACCCACGCGGGGAAATGGGAAAAATCCAAATTCATGGGGGTAGAGCTTACGGGCAAGACCCTTGGCGTGATTGGCGCGGGTAATATTGGCGGCATCGTCTGTGAGCGTGCCTTGGGCCTCAAGATGAAGGTTGTGGCCTATGATCCCTTCCTCTCCCAAGAGCGGGCCGAAAAATTGGGCGTGCAAAAAGTGGACCTGGACGAGCTTTTGGCGCGGGCCGATTTCATCACATTGCATGTGCCCAAAACCGAGCAGACCAGCAATATTTTGAATGCTGAGGCGATTGCCAAGATGAAACCCGGTGTGCGGGTCATCAACTGCGCCCGTGGTGGTTTGGTCGATGAGGTCGCTTTGGCCGAGGCGCTGAAATCGGGTCATGTGGCCGGGGCAGCCTTC
This window encodes:
- a CDS encoding phosphoserine transaminase, whose translation is MAIEHPASRPANPRFSSGPCAKPPTWTQSALSDAWLGRSHRAAGGKAKLAEAIEQTRRVLKIPADYKIGIVPASDTGAFEMAMWSLLGERPAQMVAWESFGAGWVSDVVKQLKIEASEHIAPYGEIFDMAALNYDNDVCFTWNGTTSGVCMPDGSAIAADRAGLTLCDATSAAFAVDLPWDKLDVTTFSWQKVLGGEAAHGVLILSPRAVERLESYTPAWPMPKIFRLTKGGKLIEGIFRGETINTPSMLCVEDYLFALDWAESLGGLAGLIARAQANAKAVGDFCDTRDWIDNLAVDPATRSVTSVCLKFTDPRIQDPAGFAKAVAKRLEAEGAALDIGAYRDAPAGLRIWCGATVETADVLAMLPWLEWAYRCELDAE
- the serB gene encoding phosphoserine phosphatase SerB, giving the protein MFVTTLLCQPGQTAITPNLAQSLCNAWGGRDLTWLAPREAVEFECLQSPDTLWQVWQEMQAQNIDLVMQPSAGRRKKMLLADMDSTMIEQECIDELAVEAGVGDEVSQITARAMNGELDFEQALQERTGLLKGLAVEIIDKVYQTRITYMPGGAQLLATMKANGAYADLVSGGFTDFTAKVASTLGFDSHRANRLLQADHSLTGEVGLPILGREAKVTALNELTAARGLTPQDVLAVGDGANDLGMLQLAGTGVALHAKPMVQEQVSVRINHGDLTALLYLQGYSSSQFVTP
- a CDS encoding asparaginase gives rise to the protein MLNATPLIEVWRGEFLESQHRGHAVVCNFEGEIIEAWGDPEHVILPRSSCKILQALPLVTSGAAAAQGLTARHLALACASHQGADIHSQLVLDWLGQLGKTDADFRCGTQWPRDIPASNHLVKTDQSACRYHNNCSGKHCGFLTLAQHLRAGPEYHEVDHPVQIAVRAAFEEMTGETSPGYGIDGCSAPNWACSIAGLARAMARCAAGGADPLGKAASQLRDAMMAHPELVAGETRACTELMRAAPGVALKTGAEAVFIAIIPGLRAGIAVKIEDGATRASEALIAALLIRLGVLEADHPAALKRLGPIHNWDGLQTGQISALL
- a CDS encoding invasion associated locus B family protein; this encodes MLKTVISSVACVLALLCSAASAQETSNRVAAKTDWSVFVESDPKECWAVTAPKETVNTKGGKVVSVRRGQILLFVFHRPGNDVKGQVAFTGGYPFAKDRPIILNIDGADFELSIDGEWAWPPSPSDDAKIVAAMKRGAKAVITAQSERGTVTKDTFSLKGFTAAVTDSEKRCTG
- the rlmN gene encoding 23S rRNA (adenine(2503)-C(2))-methyltransferase RlmN is translated as MTSASAPITQDLVTLPRKLPEGPINLVGLTRDALQEALITAGTPSKQVKMRLGQLWQWIYEKGVRDFEQMTNLSKDYRALLADHFVIAIPEVVSKQVSTDGTRKYLVRIAGGHEVETVYIPESDRGTLCISSQVGCTLTCSFCHTGTQKLVRNLTAGEIIGQVMLARDDLGEWPAPGRNPATSARLLSNIVLMGMGEPLYNFGNVRDAMKIAMDPEGIQLSRRRITLSTSGVVPEIARTATEIGCLLAVSFHATTDEVRDKLVPINKRWNIEALLEALRDYPKASNSERITFEYVMLKGINDSDADAHRLVDLIKGIPAKVNLIPFNPWPGAPYERSSNNRINAFSEIVYQAGYASPVRKPRGEDIFAACGQLKSATERARKSRKDIAAETGIHST
- the dapE gene encoding succinyl-diaminopimelate desuccinylase, coding for MIDPAALTEDLIRCASVTPQEGGALQLLERLLTAHGFQCTRVDRGDVSNLFARWGQGKTFGFNGHTDVVPVGDLKAWSVDPFGAEIRDGFLYGRGATDMKSGVAAFTAAAIDFVTESPPDGSVVLAITGDEEGPAKDGTVALLDWMQTQGERMDHCLVGEPTCPDVMGDMMKIGRRGSMNGYFTITGVQGHAAYPHRANNPLPAMARLMDQLGTATLDTGTAHFDASTLAVVTIDTGNPATNVIPAQCRATVNIRFNDAHSGASLTDWLQEHADEVSKDFNLRVDLDVSISGESFMTPPGELSDLVARAVQVETNRTPVLSTSGGTSDARFVQHHCPVVEFGLVGKTMHQVDERVEIAQIHQLKSIYTRILRDYFA
- a CDS encoding threonine/serine dehydratase; the protein is MVTAKDVSHAWTRIKPHVLRTPVLETDVFGMPLTLKLEQLQHTGSFKARGAMNSLLSMDVPKAGLVAASGGNHGAAVAWAAARLGHRARIYVPELAGDAKINLIQSLGADLVVVPGAYANALEQALSYEKDSGAAQIHAFDAPGTVAGQGTVMAEWEEQGLMADTVLIAVGGGGLIGGAMAWLEGRRKLVGVEPFNAPTLTQALEHGPQTTVEVSGLAANALGAKQAGRICYDLARATGTNCVNVEDEAIADAQKRLWTALRLVVEPAGAAALAALLSGAYRPQKDERLAVLLCGANPAASPFGPAKLQ
- the dapD gene encoding 2,3,4,5-tetrahydropyridine-2,6-dicarboxylate N-succinyltransferase, whose translation is MSNAQLEIAIEAAWDTRDTITPATTGETRDAIETTLNALDSGKLRVAEKQETGDWHVNQWAKKAVLLGFRLKDMELQAGSAQGGSWWDKVDSKWAGWGTDDWTSAGFRAVPNCVVRKSAYIAPGVVLMPSFVNLGAYVDSGTMVDTWATVGSCAQIGKNVHLSGGVGIGGVLEPMQAGPTIIEDNCFIGARSEVVEGCIVREGAVLGMGVFIGKSTKIVDRETGEVMYGEVPPYSVVVAGSMPSKNNINLYCAVIVKRVDAQTRSKTAINELLRD